The Spiroplasma clarkii genome has a window encoding:
- the ispH gene encoding 4-hydroxy-3-methylbut-2-enyl diphosphate reductase: protein MKVIKVTPRGFCLGVVRSIKMAQNAVKQYPNQKIFMIGMLVHNKIIVNELKNLGIQVLDDWKKSRYDLVNSIPENSVVIFSAHGTDPKVVELALQRNLTCIDTKCEWVLETEVLIQEHLAKSYEIIFIGKTNHPETVALTSLDPQHIHLVTSLAEVALLNLTSAKIFITNQTTLSIIDTNLIYQAILKKYPQAVAKNDICQATLVRQQAVLDLNPEEIDLLYVVGDERSNNTLKLVELAQTKGIKAIRIDSKADIDVKQIYQLNTIAVTAGASTSSIIQNEVINYLQSL from the coding sequence ATGAAAGTAATTAAAGTAACTCCAAGAGGATTTTGTTTAGGAGTAGTTCGGTCAATCAAAATGGCCCAAAATGCTGTTAAACAATATCCAAATCAAAAAATTTTTATGATTGGTATGCTTGTGCACAATAAAATCATTGTCAATGAGCTGAAAAACTTAGGAATTCAAGTATTAGATGATTGAAAAAAATCTCGCTATGATTTAGTTAATTCAATACCTGAGAATAGTGTTGTGATTTTTTCAGCTCATGGAACTGATCCAAAAGTTGTAGAATTAGCACTGCAACGTAATTTAACTTGTATTGATACAAAATGTGAATGAGTTCTTGAAACTGAAGTGTTAATTCAAGAACACCTAGCAAAAAGTTATGAAATTATTTTCATTGGTAAAACCAATCACCCAGAAACTGTGGCTTTAACCAGTTTAGATCCTCAACACATTCATTTAGTTACCTCACTTGCAGAAGTTGCCCTACTAAATTTAACTAGTGCAAAAATCTTTATTACAAATCAAACTACTTTATCAATCATTGATACTAATTTAATTTATCAAGCAATTTTAAAAAAATATCCTCAAGCTGTTGCAAAAAATGATATTTGTCAAGCCACTCTAGTGCGTCAACAAGCTGTCTTAGACCTAAATCCAGAGGAAATTGACCTATTATATGTTGTTGGGGATGAAAGAAGCAATAACACCCTTAAATTAGTGGAATTGGCCCAAACTAAGGGTATAAAAGCTATCAGAATTGACAGCAAAGCAGATATTGATGTAAAACAAATTTATCAACTTAACACCATTGCAGTAACTGCTGGAGCCAGTACTTCAAGCATCATTCAAAATGAAGTTATCAACTATTTACAAAGTTTATAA
- a CDS encoding Nif3-like dinuclear metal center hexameric protein, whose product MSKVNTNSLINYLNDLFPQTHAAEWDTVGLQIEEVYNLPSQDEISAVVVCLDVTKDVVEKAITTKANFIISRHPFFFGDINEELQNPAKKEVYDALIAHEIQVFSIHTNYDNSESNNLIDLLETRFNIKKYEVVGENQEGYKIEFLREIALSEIVENMKLIFGQEQLALSVNSDLNKLVRKIYLTPGSGSDTMSHLKLQNAVFVTGEVKWHEWLYADQNHVDLLTLGHYMENHFIDDIRNKLYKTFTDIVVYDYDIKNLFKVV is encoded by the coding sequence ATGTCAAAAGTTAACACAAATAGTTTAATAAACTATTTAAATGATCTATTCCCTCAAACTCATGCAGCTGAATGAGATACAGTTGGATTACAAATTGAAGAGGTTTACAATTTACCAAGTCAAGATGAAATTAGTGCCGTGGTGGTGTGTTTAGATGTTACCAAAGATGTTGTTGAAAAAGCAATTACTACTAAAGCCAATTTTATTATTTCACGTCACCCTTTCTTTTTTGGTGACATAAATGAGGAGTTGCAAAATCCTGCTAAAAAAGAAGTCTATGATGCTTTAATAGCTCATGAAATTCAAGTTTTTTCAATTCACACAAACTATGATAATAGTGAATCAAATAATTTAATTGATTTATTAGAAACTAGATTTAATATCAAAAAATATGAAGTTGTTGGTGAAAACCAAGAAGGGTATAAAATTGAGTTTTTAAGAGAAATTGCTTTATCTGAAATTGTTGAAAATATGAAATTGATTTTTGGTCAAGAACAGTTAGCTTTGTCTGTTAACTCAGACCTCAATAAACTTGTTCGTAAAATTTATTTAACTCCAGGTTCAGGTTCTGATACTATGTCACACTTAAAGCTGCAAAATGCAGTTTTTGTGACTGGTGAAGTAAAATGACATGAATGACTATATGCAGACCAAAATCATGTGGATCTGTTAACCCTAGGTCATTATATGGAAAATCACTTTATTGATGACATTAGAAATAAACTATACAAAACATTCACAGATATTGTAGTTTATGATTATGATATCAAAAATCTTTTTAAAGTAGTTTAA
- a CDS encoding HAD family hydrolase, whose product MQYPYVGSDLDGTIVRNEDFQILDETIADILNYQKVSGGNFFIVTGRMYEAMKLYIHQLQVKLPVISCNGAVITDPVSKQVIYENNLAKPVCLKIIKFAQANQLDLMIYTAKTIAALTTSERGQVFKKHYGHLPPEFAPNLQEFENYDLMYAQVETNILNPVKFLFSFPKAGMEAEKQKTLTLLDELQLNHPTTYINDRFLVDAMNKSTTKASGVAQWAKYMKVNVKDIHVIGDNNNDHEMVQQSNYGIAVENGVASLKEHADIVIEHIDENGVGKYLQNLIEKVA is encoded by the coding sequence ATGCAGTATCCTTATGTTGGTAGTGATTTAGATGGAACAATTGTTAGAAATGAAGATTTTCAAATTCTTGATGAAACCATAGCAGATATTTTAAATTATCAGAAAGTAAGTGGGGGTAATTTTTTTATTGTCACAGGTAGAATGTATGAGGCTATGAAACTTTACATTCATCAACTTCAAGTTAAATTACCAGTGATTTCATGTAATGGTGCTGTGATTACAGATCCAGTTTCAAAACAGGTAATCTATGAAAATAATCTCGCAAAACCAGTTTGTTTAAAAATCATTAAATTTGCTCAAGCAAATCAACTTGATTTGATGATTTATACAGCAAAAACAATTGCAGCACTAACAACCTCAGAAAGAGGTCAAGTGTTTAAAAAACATTATGGTCATTTACCACCTGAATTTGCCCCAAATCTACAAGAGTTTGAAAATTATGATTTGATGTATGCTCAGGTTGAAACAAACATTTTAAACCCAGTTAAGTTTTTATTTTCTTTTCCCAAAGCAGGTATGGAAGCTGAAAAACAAAAAACTTTAACACTATTAGATGAATTACAGTTAAATCATCCAACAACTTATATTAATGATCGTTTTTTAGTTGATGCTATGAACAAGTCAACAACCAAAGCCTCAGGAGTGGCTCAATGAGCCAAATATATGAAAGTTAATGTTAAAGACATTCATGTCATTGGAGACAACAACAATGATCATGAGATGGTGCAACAATCAAATTATGGAATTGCTGTTGAAAATGGGGTTGCTTCTTTAAAAGAACATGCAGATATTGTGATTGAACACATTGATGAAAATGGTGTGGGTAAATATTTACAAAACCTGATAGAAAAAGTGGCTTAG
- a CDS encoding nicotinate-nucleotide adenylyltransferase, with product MRNVALFGGSFDPIHTDHINIIKACYEKLGFDEVWVIPAYVNPFKNLSASSVSQRIEMIEMAIADLDYVKLKTYEVRKQTRSYTYDTVEHYQKNYPDLKFAFIMGSDQLDSFEKWDKFDKLIAAIEFKVFLRSDRFNEKIVEKYNLETFEFENNYLSSTKIRNLEDVHLQIKTVNNYINNNLMYIYERLESKMGQERFYHSLNVGQTALNLARLNNFDLNRAMVAGTLHDIAKNWPKEKMQAIIAKYDSNLLTEPEPTWHSFAGAFHLQQDWVFEDEEVITAIYKHTVAAKEMSILDMIVFCADKISVERDYPGVEKYRSITYADLKTGFKTLLKQQYQVAVKKHGNDKIGKQLIAAYKFWIEEDN from the coding sequence GTGAGAAATGTAGCCCTATTTGGGGGAAGTTTTGATCCAATCCACACAGACCACATAAACATTATTAAGGCTTGTTATGAAAAACTTGGTTTTGATGAAGTTTGAGTTATTCCAGCCTATGTAAATCCATTTAAAAATCTTTCAGCCTCATCAGTGAGCCAAAGAATTGAAATGATTGAGATGGCAATTGCAGATCTTGATTATGTTAAGTTAAAAACCTATGAGGTTCGCAAACAAACCCGAAGTTACACTTATGACACAGTGGAACATTATCAAAAAAATTATCCTGATTTAAAATTTGCTTTTATAATGGGTTCTGATCAATTAGACTCATTTGAAAAATGAGACAAGTTTGATAAATTAATTGCGGCAATTGAATTTAAAGTTTTTTTAAGAAGTGATCGCTTCAATGAGAAAATTGTTGAAAAATATAATTTAGAAACCTTTGAATTTGAAAACAATTATTTGAGTTCAACAAAAATTCGTAACCTAGAAGATGTTCACTTGCAAATCAAAACAGTCAATAACTATATTAACAATAACTTAATGTACATTTATGAACGCTTAGAATCTAAAATGGGTCAAGAGAGATTTTATCATTCGCTAAATGTTGGACAAACAGCATTAAATTTAGCAAGGTTAAACAATTTTGATTTGAATCGTGCTATGGTTGCCGGAACTTTACATGACATTGCAAAAAATTGACCTAAAGAAAAAATGCAAGCAATCATTGCCAAGTATGATTCAAATTTATTAACTGAACCTGAACCCACTTGGCATTCTTTTGCAGGGGCATTTCATTTGCAACAAGATTGAGTTTTTGAAGATGAAGAAGTTATTACAGCAATTTACAAACACACAGTTGCTGCCAAAGAGATGAGTATTTTAGACATGATTGTTTTTTGTGCTGATAAAATTTCAGTTGAAAGAGATTATCCTGGTGTTGAAAAATATCGTTCAATTACTTATGCAGATTTAAAAACAGGTTTTAAAACTTTGTTAAAACAACAATATCAAGTTGCTGTAAAAAAACATGGTAATGATAAAATTGGTAAACAGTTAATTGCAGCTTACAAATTTTGAATAGAAGAGGATAATTAA